From the Pomacea canaliculata isolate SZHN2017 linkage group LG14, ASM307304v1, whole genome shotgun sequence genome, one window contains:
- the LOC112555515 gene encoding putative GPI-anchored protein pfl2, which produces MKGKKSHDFLPNRVETVKTVELKAFAIPRISGHKTGTETTTFTSFDWLWKRFVSSQSLAKTETDSLSSESHSNLTDCSEVETLQSGEEVVTIVPSESRGRRENGGHGLDMGEKTEGPLRRRRCIILLVVVVCFLVISTAVITGVLLTVHSHGTAMASQGSTTTNKVFLSATITITDNASRHLMTSPSVNLTTFIRSTNISETTRSWITSSVISPVQSIPSSVSETTFTSTTDSSTKTITASISNSTPLFTSDSVNSPSQTFTRSVSETIPSWTTGRVISREKTTTGSIRGTNPSTNIMNVISSNQVIKDNINTTTSSASVTNTTTSSALINSTRQSPSLINISTASSASVTNSTTSSNLINSSTASSASVTKSTTSSNLTNSSTASSASVTNSTTSSNLTNSSTTSSASVSNSTTSSNLINSSTTSSASVSNSTTSSNLINNSTTSSASVSNSTTLSASDSNTTTSSNLINSSTTSSASVSKSTTSSNLINSSTTSSASVTNSTTSSASVSNTTTSSNLINSSTTSSASVSNSTKSSNLINSSTTSSASVSNTTTSSNLINSSTTSSASVSNSTMSSNLKNSSTTSSASVSSTTTSSASVTNSTTSSASVTNSTTSPASVTNSTTSSASVTNSTTSPASVTNSTTSSASVTNSTSTTSSASVSNSTTSSASVTNSTTSPSSVINSTTSSASVTNSTTSSNLINSSTTSSASVSNITTSSNLINSSTTSSASVTNSTTSPASGTNSTTSPASVTNTTTSPALVTNSTTSSASVTNSTTSPASVTNSATSPASVTNM; this is translated from the exons atgaaaggtaaaaagTCGCACGATTTTTTGCCCAACCGGGTGGAAACTGTAAAAACTGTCGAGTTGAAGGCCTTTGCTATCCCACGAATTTCT ggccATAAGACGGGCACTGAGACAACAACATTCACATCATTTGATTGGTTATGGAAAAGATTTGTCAGCAGCCAATCATTAGCCAAAACAGAAACGGACTCTTTGAGCTCAGAATCTCACAGCAATCTCACAGACTGTTCCGAAGTCGAGACCCTCCAGTCTGGAGAAGAAGTGGTCACAATCGTGCCATCTGAAAGCCGAGGTCGTCGTGAAAATGGAGGACATGGTCTGGACATGGGAGAAAAAACAGAAGGTCCGCTCCGCAGGCGTCGCTGCATCATTTTATTGGTCGTTGTCGTCTGTTTTCTCGTCATTTCCACCGCAGTCATCACCGGAGTGCTCCTTACCGTACACTCACACG GAACAGCAATGGCAAGTCAAGGATCGACAACTACCAACAAGGTATTCTTGTCAGCAACAATCACTATTACAGACAATGCAAGTAGACATTTGATGACTTCACCCAGCGTGAACTTAACGACATTCATCAGAAGCACAAACATCAGTGAAACTACTCGTTCATGGATTACTAGCAGTGTCATCTCTCCAGTCCAAAGTATTCCAAGCAGTGTCAGTGAAACTACCTTTACATCGACTACTGACTCCTCCACCAAAACCATTACAGCCAGCATCAGTAACTCAACCCCTTTGTTCACTTCTGACAGTGTCAACTCTCCATCCCAAACCTTTACAAGAAGTGTCAGTGAAACTATTCCATCGTGGACTACTGGCAGGGTCATCTCTCGAGAAAAAACCACCACAGGCAGTATAAGGGGAACTAATCCATCAACGAATATTATGAATGTCATTTCTTCAAACCAAGTAATTAAAGACAACATCAACACCACAACATCGTCTGCTTCAGTTACCAACACCACAACGTCGTCTGCCTTAATAAACAGCACCAGACAATCTCCTTCCTTAATAAACATCAGCACAgcgtcgtctgcctcagttacaAACAGCACTACGTCGTCTAACTTAATAAACAGCAGCACAgcgtcgtctgcctcagttacaAAAAGTACTACGTCGTCTAACTTAACAAACAGCAGCACAgcgtcgtctgcctcagttaccaacagcactacGTCGTCTAACTTAACAAACAGCAGCActacgtcgtctgcctcagttagcaacagcacaacgtcgtctaacttaataaacagcagcactacgtcgtctgcctcagttagcaacagcacaacgtcgtctaacttaataaacaacagcacaacgtcgtctgcctcagttagcAACAGCACAACGTTGTCTGCCTCAGATAGCAACACCACAACGTCGTCTAACTTAataaacagcagcacaacgtcgtctgcctcagttagcaaaagcacaacgtcgtctaacttaataaacagcagcacaacgtcgtctgcctcagttaccaacagcactacgtcgtctgcctcagttagcAACACCACAACGTCGTCTAACTTAATAAACAGCAGCActacgtcgtctgcctcagttagcAACAGCACAAAGTCGTCTAACTTAATAAACAGCAGCActacgtcgtctgcctcagttagcAACACCACAACGTCGTCTAACTTAATAAACAGCAGCActacgtcgtctgcctcagttagcAACAGCACAATGTCGTCTAACTTAAaaaacagcagcacaacgtcgtctgcctcagttagcAGCACcacaacgtcgtctgcctcagttaccaacagcactacgtcgtctgcctcagttaccaacagcactacGTCGCCTGCCTCAGTTACGAACAGCACAACGTCatctgcctcagttaccaacagcactacgtcgcctgcctcagttaccaacagcacaacgtcatctgcctcagttaccaacagcact agcacaacgtcgtctgcctcagttagcaacagcacaacgtcgtctgcctcagttaccaacagcactacGTCGCCTTCCTCAGTTAtcaacagcacaacgtcgtctgcctcagttaccaacagcacaacgtcgtctaacttaataaacagcagcacaacgtcgtctgcctcagttagcAACATCACAACGTCGTCTAACTTAataaacagcagcacaacgtcgtctgcctcagttaccaacagcactacGTCGCCTGCCTCAGGtaccaacagcacaacgtcgcctgcctcagttaccaacaccACAACGTCGCCTGCCTTagttaccaacagcacaacgtcgtctgcctcagttaccaacagcacaacgtcgcctgcctcagttaccaacagcgCAACGTCgcctgcctcagttaccaaca TGTGA
- the LOC112555205 gene encoding zinc finger protein 2 homolog, with protein MMKELRPCMQFQSDSTLTINKDKSTMSLQEQETMSTIKSEFQVLCTLIKCEPSSAVDLQKYSSVNLMTESSFSSYSRATNGSQTNLVQLENSSGQLYDMKSELATHSQQLNLQHDCGVKQEFHHQDAICSIKTEETASQELPHINIEPSAHNQQTNCKNENVVKLEFTSQCATCSVKTEQAPDKKLHYIKTEYFAHFQHSDVKHEFHSQDASWSIMTEHDHVQDAKTEEQLVIKQEQNDTHIVKTGTDLCTQQEVCQHDSSETVQEMSTVSCKTPEVMDIVTGSPQHQTNSCVTEVAVTIDSNKHVNSVTKTNQCKVCISCFRFPYLLKRHMLIHSDKRPHQCGMCKAAFRHSSHLKEHMLTHSNARPFQCSECKAAFKTSRALKQHIEAHSDEKPYQCSKCKTTFRRSQYLKRHMLTHIFEKPHQSSDFQTTFKPSKDLKMHIFTQSEEKPYPCNMCTATFRRSSNLKEHMLTHSDEKPHQCSVCKASFKQVLGLKHHMVIHSDVKPYKCSVCKAAFKRSYTLKEHMHMHTHVKEKPHQCIVCKAGFRQLYELKRHMVAHSDEKPHQCSVCKSAFRRSNDLKKHVLTHNDERPYQCSVCKSSFKCSGGLRSHMLTHSNVRPHQCSVCNMAFKSSAVLKKAHDDPRWCETTPMQCM; from the coding sequence ATGATGAAGGAGTTAAGGCCTTGTATGCAGTTTCAGTCTGACAGTactttaacaataaacaaagacaaatcaACTATGAGCCTACAAGAGCAGGAAACTATGTCTACCATTAAAAGTGAATTCCAGGTTCTGTGTACACTCATCAAGTGTGAACCAAGCTCTGCAGTTGATCTACAGAAATATTCGAGTGTAAATCTGATGACAGAAAGttcgttttcttcttattctagAGCGACAAATGGGTCACAGACTAACCTTGTGCAGCTTGAGAACAGCTCTGGTCAATTGTATGACATGAAATCTGAGCTTGCTACACACAGTCAGCAGTTAAACTTACAGCATGATTGTGGTGTGAAACAGGAGTTTCATCATCAAGATGCCATTTGTTCTATCAAAACTGAAGAAACTGCTAGTCAAGAACTTCCTCACATAAACATTGAGCCTTCTGCACACAATCAGCAGACAAactgcaaaaatgaaaatgttgtgAAGTTGGAGTTCACTTCTCAATGTGCCACATGTTCTGTTAAAACTGAGCAAGCTCCTGATAAAAAATTGCATTATATAAAGACTGAGTATTTTGCACACTTTCAACATAGTGACGTGAAACATGAGTTCCACTCTCAAGATGCCAGTTGGTCAATTATGACTGAGCATGATCATGTGCAGGAtgcaaagacagaagagcagcTTGTGATTAAGCAAGAACAAAATGATACTCACATAGTGAAGACTGGGACAGACTTGTGCACTCAGCAGGAAGTGTGCCAGCATGACAGTAGTGAGACAGTTCAAGAGATGAGTACTGTTAGTTGTAAAACTCCTGAGGTTATGGATATTGTCACAGGAAGCCCTCAGCATCAGACAAATTCATGTGTCACAGAAGTTGCTGTCACCATTGATTcaaacaaacatgtcaacagTGTCACTAAAACCAATCAGTGCAAGGTGTGCATCTCTTGTTTCAGATTTCCATACTTACTAAAGAGACATATGCTGATCCACAGTGAtaagagacctcaccagtgtgGTATGTGTAAAGCAGCTTTTAGACACTCAAGTCATTTAAAAGAGCACATGCTGACCCACAGTAATGCTAGGCCATTTCAGTGCAGTgagtgtaaagctgcatttaaaacatcaaGAGCTTTAAAACAACACATTGAAgcccacagtgatgagaaaccttATCAGTGCAGTAAGTGTAAAACCACTTTTAGGCGctcacagtatttaaaaaggCACATGCTGACCCACATATTCGAGAAACCTCACCAGTCCAGTGACTTTCAAACAACGTTTAAACCCtccaaagatttaaaaatgcacatttttacTCAGAGTGAGGAAAAACCTTACCCGTGCAATATGTGTACAGCTACTTTTAGGCGCTCAAGTAATTTGAAAGAGCACATGctgacccacagtgatgagaaacctcaccagtgtagTGTGTGTAAAGCTAGTTTTAAGCAGGTACTAGGTTTAAAACATCACATGGTAATTCACAGCGATGTTAAACCTTATAAGTGCAGCgtatgtaaagctgcttttaaaagATCATATACCTTAAAAgagcacatgcacatgcacacccacGTTAAggagaaacctcaccagtgcatTGTGTGTAAAGCTGGTTTTAGGCAATTGTACGAATTGAAAAGGCACATGGTGGCCCATagtgatgagaaacctcaccagtgtagTGTGTGTAAATCTGCTTTTAGACGCTcgaatgatttaaaaaaacatgtgcTGACCCACAATGATGAGAGACCTTACCAGTGTAGTGTGTGTAAAAGTTCATTTAAGTGTTCAGGAGGTTTAAGAAgtcacatgttgacccacagtaatgttagacctcaccagtgcagtgtatgtaataTGGCTTTTAAGTCCtcagctgttttaaaaaaagcacatgaTGACCCACGGTGGTGTGAAACCACACCAATGCAGTGTATGTAA
- the LOC112555204 gene encoding zinc finger protein 271-like, which translates to MSAITNQVQVSCIHSIKTEPRSEADLQEDLNNDVMLETESTFCSYTNMTYCSPISCVHLKNTSGPDFIKLEPATPIHQLNFKHEDGLKLELNSQDAIYCIKAEEVHGEELQHKKPEHAAHIEHSDSDTTYIKPEIATHIHQSNWKHEDGVKLELNSEDTIYCIKSEQLPGEELYCIKPEYAAYIQQSDCSHESAVKVEYHCQDVTCLIKTEQDPVQCAKTEEQLVYKQEEQDHRHIVKTETVWPGQHAVWKNNIDENCQEMNAARCITPKVTDIFTESQQHQIHPTVTEVTIDSETEIHSDAKSYQCQVCLSSFRFPALLKKHMVIHSDFKADQHTACTAALERLDTLKHNQVTNSNKISHPSTSFKTPSEKKHMVTQNVAKTPQCSICNKAFKTQRDLKRHMLTHSNARPHQCSICNRAFKCSSGLEKHMLKHRNVRPHQCSICNSAFKTSSNLKTHMLTHTNERPHQCSICNSAFKISSNLKTHMLTHTDERPHQCSICNSAFKTSRNLKAHMLTHTDERPHQCSICNGSFKSLSDLKRHMINHSDERPHLCTICGVSFKKSNDLNQHMQSHSDVKPPECNVCKATFLCPEDLISHMLTHSDERPHQCSICNSAFKTSSILKTHMLTHTDERPHQCSICNGSFKSLSYLKRHMVTHRDERPHLCNICDESFKKSNDLKQHMQSHSDLKPPECSVCKATFMSPKDLRSHMLTHRGERHHHCSICTSAFKTSSILKTHMLTHTDERPHQCSICNGSFKSSSDLKSHMVTHSKERPYQCSVCKSSFKCSGGLRSHMLTHSNVRPHQCSVCNMAFKSSAVLKKHMMTHGGVKPHQCSVCKNSFRSLWHLKHHMLRHSDARPHKCSSCKATFKRPESLRSHMLTHSGE; encoded by the coding sequence ATGTCTGCCATAACCAATCAAGTCCAGGTCTCATGTATACACAGCATAAAGACTGAACCAAGGTCTGAAGCTGATCTACAAGAAGACCTAAATAATGATGTAATGCTTGAGACAGAAAGCACATTTTGTTCTTATACAAATATGACATATTGCTCACCAATTAGCTGTGTGCATCTTAAAAACACTTCTGGTCCAGATTTCATAAAACTTGAGCCTGCTACGCCTATTCAtcaattaaactttaaacatgAGGATGGTTTAAAACTGGAGCTTAACTCTCAGGATgctatttattgtattaaagcTGAGGAAGTTCATGGTGAAGAACTTCAGCACAAAAAACCTGAGCATGCTGCACACATTGAGCATTCAGATTCTGACACAACTTACATAAAACCTGAGATTGCTACGCATATTCATCAATCAAACTGGAAACATGAGGATGGTGTAAAACTGGAGCTTAACTCTGAGGATACCATTTATTGCATTAAAAGTGAGCAACTTCCTGGTGAAGAACTTTATTGCATAAAACCTGAGTATGCTGCTTACATACAGCAGTCAGATTGCAGTCATGAGAGTGCTGTGAAAGTGGAGTACCACTGTCAAGATGTCACCTGTTTAATTAAGACTGAGCAGGATCCTGTGCAATgtgcaaagacagaagagcagcTGGTATAtaagcaagaagaacaagatcatCGTCACATAGTGAAGACTGAGACAGTGTGGCCTGGTCAGCATGCAGTGTGGAAGAATAACATTGATGAgaattgtcaagaaatgaaTGCTGCTAGATGCATAACTCCTAAGGTGACAGATATATTCACAGAAAGTCAACAGCATCAGATTCATCCaactgttactgaagtcaccATTGATTCAGAAACAGAAATCCATAGTGATGCTAAATCATACCAGTGCCAAGTGTGCTTATCTTCTTTCAGGTTTCCAGCCCTACTCAAGAAACATATGGTGATCCACTCTGATTTTAAAGCTGACCAGCATACTGCATGTACAGCTGCGTTAGAAAGACTAGATACTTTAAAACACAACCAGGTAACCAACAGTAATAAGATATCTCATCCATCCACTTCTTTTAAAACTCCATCCGAAAAAAAGCACATGGTGACCCAAAATGTTGCGAAAACTCCCCAGTGTAGTATATGTAATAAGGCTTTTAAGACtcaaagagatttaaaaagacacatgttgacccacagtaatgctagacctcaccagtgcagtatatgtaatagagCTTTTAAGTGCTCAAGTGGtttagaaaagcacatgttgaagcacagaaatgttagacctcaccagtgcagtatatgtaatagtgcttttaagacttcaagtaatttgaaaacacacatgttgacccacactaatgagagacctcaccagtgcagtatatgtaatagtgcttttaagatttcaagtaatttgaaaacacacatgttgacccacactgatgagagacctcaccagtgcagtatatgtaatagtgcttttaagactTCAAGAAATTTGAAAgcacacatgttgacccacactgatgagagacctcaccagtgcagtatatgtaacgGTTCATTTAAGAGTTTAAGTGATTTAAAAAGGCACATGATAAATCACAGTGATGAAAGACCTCACCTGTGTACTATATGTGgtgtatcttttaaaaaatcaaatgaccTAAACCAGCACATGCAGTCTCACAGTGATGTTAAACCTCCAGAGTGCAATGTGTGTAAAGCTACATTTCTGTGCCCAGAGGATTTAATCTCACATATGTTGACCCAtagtgatgagagacctcaccaatgcagtatatgtaatagtgcttttaagacttcaagtattttgaaaacacacatgttgacccacactgatgagagacctcaccagtgcagtatatgtaacgGTTCATTTAAGAgtttaagttatttaaaaaggcacatggtgactcaccgtgatgagagacctcacctgTGTAATATATGTGatgaatcttttaaaaaatcaaatgaccTAAAACAGCACATGCAGTCCCACAGTGATTTAAAACCTCCggagtgcagtgtgtgtaaagctacATTTATGTCCCCAAAGGATTTAAGAtcgcacatgttgacccacagggGTGAGAGACATCACCATTGCAGTATATGTACTAGTGCTTTTAAGACTTCAAgtattttgaaaacacacatgttgacccacactgatgagagacctcaccagtgcagtatatgtaacgGTTCATTTAAGAGCTCAAGTGATTTAAAAAGCCACATGGTGACCCACAGTAAAGAGAGACCTTACCAGTGTAGTGTGTGTAAAAGTTCATTTAAGTGTTCAGGAGGTTTAAGAAgtcacatgttgacccacagtaatgttagacctcaccagtgcagtgtatgtaataTGGCTTTTAAGTCCtcagctgttttaaaaaagcacatgatGACCCACGGTGGTGTGAAACCACACCAATGCAGTGTATGTAAGAATTCATTTAGGTCCTTGTGGCATTTAAAGCACCACATGTTGAGGCACAGTGATGCAAGACCTCACAAGTGCAGTTCGTGTAAAGCTACTTTTAAGCGTCCAGAATCTTTAAGAtcgcacatgttgacccacagtggTGAgtga
- the LOC112555516 gene encoding zinc finger protein 729-like: MLTHSYLNQHRCNVCKTAFRSLLHLKHHMLTHSNFRPHQCSMCNKAFKLPKYLRLHMLTHSNFRPHQCSMCNKAFKTSSDLKRHMLTHTGRPHQCSICNKAFKCSSGLEKHILTHGDKKPHQCSICNSAFKFPCHLKRHMLTHGDEKPHQCSVCKRSFKQLSSLKKHMLNHSDERLHQCSICNSAFKWPRDLKSHMLTHSNLNPRRCNVCKTAFRSLLRLKHHMLTHSDTRPYECSKCKATFKLPKYLRLHMLTHSNFRPHQCSMCNKAFKTRRYLKKHMLTHTGRLQQCSICNRAFKCSSGLEKHMLKHRNATPRQCSICNSAFKTPSDLKTHMLTHSDERPHQCSICNSAFKISSNLKTHMLTHSDERPHQCSICNRAFKTLRVLEKHMLTHSDERPHQCSICNSAFKISSNLKTHMLTHSDERPHQCSICNSAFKTLRVLEKHMLTHTDERPHQCSICNSAFKLSRGLKRHMLTHSDERPHQCSICNSAFKLSRGLKRHMLTHSDERPHQCSICKSSFQQLSRLKTHMLTHSDERPHQCSVCNSAFKTSRDLKTHMLTHTDERPHEVLKRANYTQAFILTFASSTYAQVLGIELVVWSACWINEGLQLNHED; encoded by the exons atgttgacccacagttATTTGAATCAACACAGATGCAATGTTTGTAAGACTGCATTTAGGTCCTTACTGCATTTAAAGCACCACATGTTGACTCACAGTAATtttagacctcaccagtgcagtatgtGTAATAAGGCTTTTAAGCTCCCAAAATATTTAAGAttgcacatgttgacccacagtaattttagacctcaccagtgcagtatgtGTAATAAGGCTTTTAAGACTTCAAGTGATTTAAAAAGGCACATGTTGACCCATACTgggagacctcaccagtgcagtatatgtaataaaGCTTTTAAGTGCTCAAGTGGTTTAGAAAAGCACATATTGACCCACGGTGATaagaaacctcaccagtgcagtatatgtaatagtgcttttaagtttccttgtcatttaaaaagacacatgttgacccacggtgatgagaaacctcaccagtgtagTGTATGTAAAAGATCATTTAAGCAGTTAAGTAGTTTGAAAAAGCACATGTTGAACCACAGTGACGAGAGActtcaccagtgcagtatatgtaatagtgcttttaagtgGCCAAGGGATTTAAAAAgccacatgttgacccacagtaatTTGAATCCACGCAGATGCAATGTTTGTAAAACTGCATTTAGGTCCTTACTGCGTTTAAAGCACCACATGTTGACTCACAGTGATACAAGACCTTACGAGTGCAGTAAgtgtaaagctacatttaagctcccaaaatatttaagattgcacatgttgacccacagtaattttagacctcaccagtgcagtatgtGTAATAAGGCTTTTAAGACTcgaagatatttaaaaaaacacatgttgacccacactgGGAGACTTCaacagtgcagtatatgtaatagagCTTTTAAGTGCTCAAGTGGtttagaaaagcacatgttgaaGCACAGAAATGCTACACCTcgccagtgcagtatatgtaatagtgcttttaagactCCAAGTgatttgaaaacacacatgttgacccacagtgatgagagacctcaccagtgcagtatatgtaatagtgcttttaagatttcaagtaatttgaaaacacacatgttgacccacagtgatgagagacctcaccagtgcagtatatgtaatagggCTTTTAAGACTTTAAGGGTtttagaaaagcacatgttgacccacagtgatgagagacctcaccagtgcagtatatgtaatagtgcttttaagatttcaagtaatttgaaaacacacatgttgacccacagtgatgagagacctcaccagtgcagtatatgtaatagtgcttttaagactTTAAGGGTtttagaaaagcacatgttgacccacactgatgagagacctcaccagtgcagtatatgtaatagtgcttttaagctCTCAAGGGGTTTAAAAaggcacatgttgacccacagtgatgagagacctcaccagtgcagtatatgtaatagtgcttttaagctCTCAAGGGGTTTAAAAaggcacatgttgacccacagtgatgagagacctcaccagtgcagtatatgtaaaaGCTCATTTCAGCAGTTAAGTAGattgaaaacacacatgttgacccacagtgatgagagacctcaccagtgcagtgtatgtaatagtgcttttaagacttcaagggatttgaaaacacacatgttgacccacactgatgagagacctca TGAAGTTCTCAAGCGAGCAAACTACACTCAGGCATTTATCCTTACATTTGCCAGTTCAACATACGCACAA gttTTGGGTATTGAgcttgtggtgtggtctgcctgctggatcaaCGAAGGACTGCAGCTTAATCATGAAGACTAG